The following is a genomic window from Nitrospira sp..
CGCGAAGGTGATGATCGGCGGGATCAACAGCCTGTTGACCCATACCGAAGCGGCAGGGACGGTCGCCAGCGCTTTCAACCCCGAAGACATCGACAATGTCGCCGTGCTCCATGCCCTCAACGTCGCGACCCTTTCGATGATGGTCGCCCAACATTTCGACATCACACGCGACAGGATACAGCTGATCGGCATGGCAGGGCTCTTACTCGATATCGGCGAGCGGCACCTCCCCCGCCGCATCCTCCGAAACCGATCCCATCTCTCCCAACTGGAAATCATGGAATACCAGCACCATCCCTACCTTTCGGTGGACATACTCAGACAATATCCAGGATTCCCCGAAGAAGTCCTGGACATCATCCGCAGCCACCACGAACGGCTGGACGGGTCCGGGTATCCGGAGAAACTCAAGGGCGACCAGATCTCGCTTCCGGCCAGAATCGTCGGCGCCGTCGGGCACTACGACGCGCTCATCAACCACATCGATCCGGAGCAGGCCGTCTCACCAGCAGAGGCCCTGGCCAGGATGTACAAACATCAGAAGCACCTGTTTGCGTCGGACGTCGTCGTGGCCATGATTCAGAACTTCGGTGTGTATCCCCCGGGAACCGTGGTCGTCCTTTCCGAGGGCTCTCTCGGACTCGTACTCAATATCAACTTCGAAGCCAGACTCAAGCCCCTCGTTCTGATCTACGATCCGGACGCATCGAGAGACCATCCTCCCACGGTCGACCTCTCGTCGGACTCCAAGCCCACCATCGTCCGCGCCATGCCTCGCGCCGAGTTGCCCCGCCACGTGATCGATTATTTCCATCTCAAACGTTGGACCGGCTACTTCATCCAATCCTCAATGCAGACCGTTCGGGACGAAACGGCTGCCTGAGGTGAGGCGGCCGTCTGGCAGCCGCATTGCGCAGTATGGTATGTCCCTCGCATGGCCGAACCACGCATCCTCCTCGTCATTCCGCCGTTGACCCAGCTGAATACGCCCTATCCTTCGACCGCCTATCTCACCGGATTCTTACGTTCCCGCGGCTACGATGCCGCGCAGGCGGACCTCGGCATCGAGATGGTGCTGCGTCTCTTCTCACGGCCGGGACTGGAACAGGCGTTTCAGCGTATCAGAGGAGCGGGTACGCCGTGGCGCGGAGAGGTCCGACAATTTCTTGCGCTTGAAGAGACCTATCTCGCAACCATCGATCCGGTGATCGCGTTTCTTCAGGGGCGAGATCCGATGCTGGCACCGCACCTCGCCCGCCCTGGCTTTCTTCCGGAGGGACCACGTTTTGCCGTTCACGGCAGGCCTGAACCTGGACCGTTCCCTTGGTCGACCTCCGACGCAGCCCGGCACCGCGCCACCCTCTACATTGAGGACCTCACCGACCTGCTCCACGAAACCGTGGCGCCCCACCTGTCTTTGAACCGGTATGCCGAACAGATCATGCAGTCCACATCGTCGTTCGACCGGATCGAGCAGGCGCTCGACCAACCATTGACCCTCACCGATGAGCTGCTGCTGGATATGCTCTGGTCCCATATCGAACGTACCGCACCGAACCTGGTCGGACTGACCGTCCCGTTTCCCGGCAATCTCTTCGGCGCATTGCGCATTGCGCAGGCGCTGAAAACCGCGCGACCGGATATCACCCTGGTCCTCGGCGGCGGTTACGTGAATACGGAATTGCGGCGGGTGAAAGATCCGCGGCTGTTCGACTATGTGGACTACGTCACGCTCGACGACGGCGAGCGACCGCTGCTCTGTCTCCTCGACCACCTGAGGGGCGGACGTCCGGATGCATTGCTCTGCAGAACCTTTCTCCGCGCGAACGGCACAGTGATATTTCGAGACGGCAATACCGAGCCGGACCCGCCCATGCAGGACCTCGGCACGCCGACCTATGTCGGATTGCCGCTCCAACGTTATCTCTCTATTCTCGACAGTCTCAACCCGATGCATCGGCTCTGGTCGGAAGGCCATTGGAACAAGTTGACGGTCGCCCACGGCTGTTATTGGAAACAATGCACCTTTTGCGACGTGGGGCTGAATTACATCGCCCGGTATGAGGCGACCCCGACCGATGTGCTGGTGAAGCAAATCGAGGCCCTCATTCAAGAAACCGGACAGAGGGGTTTTCATTTCGTCGACGAGGCCGCACCGCCCGCCGGGCTGAAGGCCCTCGCGCTTCGCCTGCTCGAACAGGGGCTGACCATTTCCTGGTGGGGCAATATCCGGTTCGAAGAAGCCTTTTCTTCCGACCTCGCCAGGCTGTTGGCGGCGTCCGGTTGCATCGCCCTCACCGCCGGACTCGAAGCGGCATCGGATCGATTGCTCGAACGGATGAAGAAGGGCATCACGGTAGATCAGACGGCACGGGTGGCGGCAGCCTTTCGCCAAGCCGGCATTCTGGTCCATGCCTATTTGATGTACGGCTGCCCCGGCGAGACGATTGCCGATACGGTGGATTCGTTGGAACGGGTCCGGCAACTGTTTGCGAACGGATTGCTGCAATCCGCCTTCTGGCACAAGTTCACCGCCACGGCACACAGTCCCATCGGGCTCAATCCTGCAGCGGAGGGGATCACCATCCTCGGACCGACCTTCGGAGGGTTTGCCGAAAACGATCTCCGCCACGCCGATTCCACCGCCACCTGCCCTGCTTGGCTTGGCGAAGGGCTGCGTGCGGCATTGCTCAATTACATCGAACAGGCAGGACTGGACCTCCCGGTGCAACGCTGGTTCTCGCAGGCGGTGAAACCGCCCAAGGTGCCGAGAACCTGGCTGAAGAAGGCGCTGACCTCTTCCTCATCTCCACCTCTCACAGCCGAACGGCGCTGTGTCTGGATCGGCGGCACCCCCCTGCTGATGACATCCGGAACAGCACGAGCCAGAGTCATTCTGCCGACCAGGGTAGAGGATTTCTCGCTCAGCCTCGCGCCACATCACGCCGCTTGGCTGATCACGCTGCTTCGGGAATCGACCCCCGGCCCCCACCGGACCACCGGTGAGTATCCGCGCTTGGCCGCAACGCGCAACAACTTTCCCGCCACCGGCGCTCGGGGCTTCGATCGGTTCAGCACCAGCCGGGCCTGGTCCACTATCCGCCGGGCAGGCCTGCTGTTGGTATGAGTTGTCGGGAGCGGATGCTCAGTACGACCAGGGCGGCAAGGCTCCTGCTTCAAAGCAAACGGGGAGCCGACCATCTGGTCGGCTCCCCGTCCCGGTCTTCAGCTCAGTGAAGACGCCGTTACTTGTTGGGCTGAGGCGTGATCCGCAGATAGGGTTTCACGGTCTTGAACCCTTTCGGGAACAGGGTCTTGGCTTCCTCATCGCTCACCGCCGGGGTGATGATGCAATCCTGCCCCTCCCTCCAATTCACCGGTGTCGCCACCTTGTATTTCGCCGTCAATTGCAAGGAATCCACCACCCGCAGCAACTCATCGAAATTCCTGCCGCAGGAAGCGGGGTAGGTGAGCATCAACTTGATCTTCTTATCCGGCCCGATCACGAACACCGACCGCACCGTCATGTTGTCCAGCGCATTCGGGTGGATCATGTCATAGAGCATGGCCACTTTCTTCTCCGGGTCCGCGATCAAGGGATAACTCACCGTGCAGTTCTGGGTTTCATTGATGTCCTTGGTCCAGCCGCGATGCGAATCCAGCGGATCCACACTGATGGCCAGGATCTTCACTCCGCGCTTTTCGAACTCACCCTTGATTTTCGCCATGTAACCCAACTCCGTCGTGCAGACCGGCGTAAAATCCTTGGGGTGAGAGAACAGAATGCCCCACCCGCTTCCCAACCACTGGTGGAAATTGATCGTCCCTTCCGTCGTCTCCGCCGTAAAGTTCGGAGCGTCGTCGCCAAGTCGTAATCCCATGGTGTCCTCCTTCTGTATCCGGTCGGATAAGGGTGCAATGTACTGCGCGATAAGGTTGAATGAGGAAGTAAGAGTACCGTTTCTCAGGAGTCCGGCGCAAGCGGAAGATGTCCGCGCCGGACCTCGCGCGGTCACAGGCGCATCCTCGAGGGTCAGCTCAAGTTTTCTCTCAACCTCCCGATAAGGAATGCGACAGCGGAGGAGGCCCCATGGAGAACTCGAAACCGACCACCAACGGGCTGCGGATCTCCAACGATCCGATGTACCGCTTGCTCCGCGAAGGCTGTATCAAGGAGTTCAACGTCAAACGGGCGGCGGGCGAACCGGTGGACCTGACGCGTTGCGACCTGCGGGGCCTCGATCTGCGGGGGTTGGAAGCCGATGGGCTGGATTTCAGCGAATGCTATTTTCGACAGGCCGACCTGCGTGGAATCGATTTCCGTAAGGCACGACTCGAAGGGGCCAGCATCAATGCGGCCAAAATTTCAGGGGCGTATTTTCCCGTGGAATTGCACCCCAGCGAAATCGAATTGTCGTTGCTGCACGGAACCCGCATGCGGTACCTCTCTACATGATGACGTCTCGGTCATCCACCCGTCAGATTCAAATGTGTCCGCACCGGTTTCCCTTCTGAAGCGGTCAGCTCGACTTCGACGAGAAAGACGTTCTCCTCCGGCAACCGGCCCTGGACGATCAATTCTTCCCTGATCGCCTTGGCACGGCTTTGCGCCAATGACCGCAGCTCCGACTCTTCGACGGTCATCGTCGACAGCAATTGTGCCCGCAATTCATCGACGGTCAGCACCCGCTCGACGACTTTTCCGCCCGGTGCTTCTTCACGCTTCGTCGGTTGTTTCCCCAACTTCTCGGCATAGAGATCGCTCAAGAGCTCGAACTCGCGTTCCTGGGACAGGGGCGCCTGGGTGTTTTTCGTCCCCCCATTGGTGAAACGCCGTTGCACCTCGGCGTTCATCTTCTGCAGAGCCAGAGCCTCGCGATCGTGGGTGGAATCGGCCGCCCCGATGATCTCCACTCGTAACGCCGGCCTCTCCTCGAGTGCCTTGGCGATCGACTTGAGCTTCTGCTGCTCCGTTGCCTCAAGCTCTCCGCTGCCGGCCTTGAACTCGATGAATTGCAGGTCTTCTCCTCCCCCTCCGACAAGCCCTCCCAGAGCCGAGAAGGGCGAAGTCGCCACCTTGGTGATCAGATTGACCAGCGAATTGAGCACCACCTTGCCGTACCGGAAGTCCGGCTCACTCAAGTCCCCTCGCACCGGCATGTCGATATCGATCCGGCCGCGGCGATCTTTCAACAAGGCCACCGCCAGACGGACAGGCAGACTCGTCGCATCCGGGCTCTCGGTCTTCTCTCCGAACGTAAACTGATCGATGACCACCTTGTTTTCACCGACCAGTTGTTGCTTCGACACCTGATAGGTGAGATCGAGCGAGAGTTTCCCCTTCGTGATCGGATATCCCACATACTTTCCGGCATAGGGCGAGGCGGCGGTCAAATCCACGCCCTGGAAGATGAACTTGAGATCCGTGAAGGCATCTCCGCTGAGCGGGTTGATCCGACCCTGCACCTTGAGCGGCGCCATGTTATCGACCTTCCCGGCCAGCGACACCTCCGCCTTGGCCACCTGTTTGGAAGACAGGCCCTTGATCGTGCCGCTGAAGTCCTGAATGCCGGTCGTGACGGTCGGTTCGATGGATTCGTCCACGAACGTGGCTGACAATTTCGACAGCTTGACGACGTCGATCGCGATCGGGGTGGGGGCGTTCGTGTTCTTGGATGCCGATCCCGCATGCGGTTTCGGCTCGCTTGGTGGCGCAGCCCCCTGTTCCGGTTTCTGCATCGCGTGCGAGAGGTTCGTCGTGCCGTCCTTGGCGATCACGAACCGCAGCGCCGGATCACGCCAGGTGATTTCACCGATCTTCACCTTGGTGGGCTCTACCTCCAACGCGACCTTGTTCACTCCCAGCGCCGTCCACCCGAGCAACTCTTTGTGCGACACCGCATCGGCGACGTGCAGATTGTGCAGGCCGATCCGCCCGGCATACCGCAACAGGGGCTCGGATTCATGGCGACTCCGATAATGCACCTCCCCGGCCAGCTCGAACTCCCCGTCTCTCAGCTCGATCTGCATCATACGATCGAGATAGGGTTGGAAGGGGCGGAGGCCGATGTGCGCCAAGGTCAGGGTCAGGTCCGCCTGCAGCGGATCGACTTGCACCGTTCCCTTGCTCTCGATCGTGCCCGCTCCGTTGAGCCTCAGGCCGGCGGAAACCGGCAACGTGCCCTTCAGCGGGACATGGATATCGTTGACCGTCACCTGCAACTCATCAATCGTCAATTCCACGGGCTGCTTCACACTGCGATCTTCGAACCCGATCCGCATCTTCGCGACCTCGGCCTTCTGCACTTCGACCGTCCAAGGTTTCGCCGGCTCCTGGGGGGTCTCCTTGGGAGGATTCTCATGGCTTCCTTCCTCCGCCGAAGCGAACAGCGTTTTCAAATTCGGGACGCCGTCTTCGGCCAGCCAGGCGCGGATTTCGGCGCCGGTCAGACGAACGGCCTTCACCCCCATCGCTTGCTTGGGCAAATCTAAGTGAATCGCCTCAAATTCCAAGGACGGCACGGTGATGACCGGATCACGGTCCCCCAGGGCCGCCAACCGGAAGTCCGACAGGACGACCTTTCCATCGGATACCTGCAGGTTGACCGGGGCCGTCGCCATATCGAAGTGATACCGTGCATCGACCGTGACAGCCCCGCTCAGGATATCGAATCGAAATCGATCGCGGATGCTCGGCCAAAAGGTCTTGAGTTTCACATTGGAGAGCGACAGGCGTCCCGTGGACTCCAACGGATCCAGGTGAAACTCTCCCTCCCAATCCAGGATTTCTCCCTGCCCGAATTCAGCCGTGAAGGCATAGGCGGTTTCGTCCCCTTGCCGCGTGCTGAAGTTCCGGAGCGTGATTTCAATAGGCACCACATCGATTGTGACCGGCTTCCGTTTGGATTCGTCCCGGAATTCGATCACTCCCTGCCGGATGCTCAAGAGGCCGATTTCCAACGGCGGCAAGGGTTTCTTTTCCGCATTCTTGCTCGCCGGCGGGGGTTCCGCCGGTGGTTCATTCTGCTCAGCGGCAGGGGGGACAAGTCCGAAGAGATTCAGTTTGCCGTCCGGGTGAATGTGCAGGGCACCGAAGGGAAGGGTGAGTCGGATTTCGTCAAAGATGTAGGCGGAGCGAACGACCGAGGTCCCCTCGAAATTCACGAACAGTTCCTTGAAGCCGAGCATCGGCGTCTGGTTCGGTTCCTGAATTTCAAATTCCGAGAGGGTCAGCGCGAAGGTAAAGGGATTGAGCGACATGTCGCCCAACAGGACGGGGTGCCGCAAGCGCTCGGACAAGGCGGGAATCGCGTAGGCCTTGACGGCGTAGGGTATGACGACAAAACCCAACAGTGCATAGAGTGCGACGGCACCGCACAAGACGATTAGGGCCGTTCGAAATCGCGTGACCAGCGCCATGGGCAAATGACAAGACGCTCGTGGTGCGCCCGGCTGGAATCGAACCAGCGACCCTCAGCTTAGAAGGCTGATGCTCTATCCGACTGAGCTACGGGCGCACTTTGTTTTTCAATGATGTCGCCTGACCTCCTTCACCGTCACATTGGTCAGGTGTTATTACGGTGTCAGGTTTGAGGTAACTGTTAAGCTTTTGCACGGTCTGCGTCAAGTCCTGTTCCTCGAGAGAGTTCTATTACTTCCACATCTTTTTGGACTCATGATCAACCGGGTTCATGGTCGTCGTTGTCACGTACTTGAGAACGACAGGGTTATGGTTGTGGTCCTGACGTTCGGTGGCGCGTTCTATGCCGTTCTTCTAAAAAGGAAAAATCCCAACGACAACGTACCGAATCCGGAAGACAACCGACTGTTTCATCTGCCCAATCAGGAAGCTATGTTTTCATAAGACATTTAAACAGTTATGTTAAGATGTCACGACATTGTCTTGACATCAAATGATTATTGAGCTATCTTCGGCGGCAACGAGAGGTGACGAGATGCCTGCACGTGCGGTTCGTACCGAGAAACTGGATCTTCGGCTGAGTGCCTCCGATAAGCGGATACTGGAAGCTGCCGCCTCCGCTTCCAGTCGATCGGTGAGTGACTTTGTCCGTGAAAGTGCTCTGGCCCGTGCCGATGAGACTCTGGCAGATCGCCGCACCTTCCTCCTGAACAAAACGAAATGGTCTGAGTTTCAGGCTGCCCTCGACGCTCCGGTCCGCTCCCTCCCTCGCATGAAGAACCTAGTGACTGAGCCAGGATTCTTTGACGCCGCCCCTACTCCCGGCACGATTAAAAAGCGTTGACTCGTACGATCGAAAAACTTCAACCGCATCACGCCGTTGAAGCATTCGACTGTGGGCAGGACGCACTTAACCGCTTTCTCCTGAAGCACGCGCTGCAGAATCAACACAGCGGAGGATCGCAGACTTACGTGGGGTTGGCCGATGGAACCGTAATCGGCTACTACACGCTTGTGGTGGGCTCAGTCGAGCAAGATCATGCCCCAGAGCGAATAAAGAAGGGGCTGGCCAAACATTCCATTCCCATCATGCTGCTGGCCAGGTTAGCCGTCGATCTCCGCTGGCAGAAACAGAGGGTCGGCGCCGCGCTATTGAAAGACGCGATGCTCCGTACTTTGCAGGCTGCCGATATTGCAGGAATTCGTGCCTTGGTGGTGCATGCCAAAGATGAGGATGCCAGAAACTTTTATGAGCGCTTCGATTTCCTCCCTTCACCCAGCGATCCGTTACACCTCTTCATTCTTCTCAAAGATGTTCGGAAAATCGTCTCCTAAGCCTTCCATCATCAAAACCGTCGGAGTCACGAGTAGGATGCCGATGTGTTTATGCATTTGACTCAAGCGCGAGGCTCCGGGTCGAGCAAACAAGAATCGTATTCGCGAAAGGCATTGAATATCCCCGCACACATTTGAAGTGCGGGGTCGCACGAACAGGATAGAGAGCGAAGTCACTTGAGGGTTTTATCCGGTCGCCTCACTTGACAGGCTCCCGGTCGAGAAAGCTTTGTTTGGTCGGGGCGAGAGGATTTGAACCTCCGACATCCTGCTCCCAAAGCAGGCGCGCTACCGGGCTGCGCTACGCCCCGACTGAGTTCTGTTCCGCCATCAGGTGTCGCAGAAGGTCCCTGGCCTGTGAAAAGGCGAGGGCGCGGTGGCTGATCCGGTTTTTCACCTCCGGTGACAGTTGAGCCAGGGTTTGATGGTACTCCGGCACGAGGAAGACCGGATCATACCCAAATCCATGGGAGCCCACGGCCTCTTCGGCAATCGATCCTTCCAACACTCCCTTCACCGACAGGGTCTTGCCGGTCGGCAAGGCAATGGCCGCCACCGTCACAAACCGAGCTCCACGTTTCTCCGAAGAGACAGCACGAAGCTCGTGCAGCAATTTCCGGCAATTGTCTTC
Proteins encoded in this region:
- a CDS encoding Pentapeptide repeat family protein, encoding MENSKPTTNGLRISNDPMYRLLREGCIKEFNVKRAAGEPVDLTRCDLRGLDLRGLEADGLDFSECYFRQADLRGIDFRKARLEGASINAAKISGAYFPVELHPSEIELSLLHGTRMRYLST
- a CDS encoding Alkyl hydroperoxide reductase subunit C-like protein is translated as MGLRLGDDAPNFTAETTEGTINFHQWLGSGWGILFSHPKDFTPVCTTELGYMAKIKGEFEKRGVKILAISVDPLDSHRGWTKDINETQNCTVSYPLIADPEKKVAMLYDMIHPNALDNMTVRSVFVIGPDKKIKLMLTYPASCGRNFDELLRVVDSLQLTAKYKVATPVNWREGQDCIITPAVSDEEAKTLFPKGFKTVKPYLRITPQPNK
- a CDS encoding Nucleoside 5-triphosphatase RdgB (dHAPTP, dITP, XTP-specific), which codes for MQLVLATRNRHKKQELIALLQDLNIAILSLDDFPDAPEVVEDGETCEANAMKKAVETARYTGLPAVADDTGLEVDALGGRPGAFAARYAGEHASYEDNCRKLLHELRAVSSEKRGARFVTVAAIALPTGKTLSVKGVLEGSIAEEAVGSHGFGYDPVFLVPEYHQTLAQLSPEVKNRISHRALAFSQARDLLRHLMAEQNSVGA
- a CDS encoding HDIG domain protein, with translation MSHRSDDPSKIETAGALTVRPESLRVGMYVDLNCSWFKHPFPRRSFKITSQNQINTIRGLGLTTVLVYPRESDPETNDEAPASSPSTAESTSDTIPKTGLGDPSIDQASSSTDVPLPTHGDYQQAVELASEAYRQVIHHSTQMMQDLCNGSQEGLRSAKVMIGGINSLLTHTEAAGTVASAFNPEDIDNVAVLHALNVATLSMMVAQHFDITRDRIQLIGMAGLLLDIGERHLPRRILRNRSHLSQLEIMEYQHHPYLSVDILRQYPGFPEEVLDIIRSHHERLDGSGYPEKLKGDQISLPARIVGAVGHYDALINHIDPEQAVSPAEALARMYKHQKHLFASDVVVAMIQNFGVYPPGTVVVLSEGSLGLVLNINFEARLKPLVLIYDPDASRDHPPTVDLSSDSKPTIVRAMPRAELPRHVIDYFHLKRWTGYFIQSSMQTVRDETAA
- a CDS encoding acetyltransferase, which produces MTRTIEKLQPHHAVEAFDCGQDALNRFLLKHALQNQHSGGSQTYVGLADGTVIGYYTLVVGSVEQDHAPERIKKGLAKHSIPIMLLARLAVDLRWQKQRVGAALLKDAMLRTLQAADIAGIRALVVHAKDEDARNFYERFDFLPSPSDPLHLFILLKDVRKIVS